The Methanothrix soehngenii GP6 genome has a window encoding:
- a CDS encoding flavodoxin domain-containing protein, which translates to MPKIAIIYASQSGKTKRMAEAIANGAKSVEGVDVLLKNVFQAKPDDVLDADAVVLGGSTYNSKLIKTMDPFLAQLEKLDLKGKVGVAFGSYGWSGEGVPILIDRMKSFGMSVIEPGTTAVQLPTKEDLERCTDLGKAVANGLLN; encoded by the coding sequence ATGCCAAAGATTGCCATTATTTATGCCAGCCAGTCTGGAAAGACGAAGAGGATGGCAGAGGCTATTGCCAATGGAGCGAAGAGCGTTGAGGGTGTGGATGTACTATTGAAAAACGTATTTCAGGCGAAGCCTGACGACGTCTTGGACGCCGATGCAGTGGTTCTTGGCGGCTCAACCTATAACAGCAAGCTTATCAAGACCATGGACCCATTCCTGGCCCAGCTGGAGAAGCTCGACCTGAAGGGGAAGGTGGGAGTGGCCTTTGGCTCATACGGATGGAGTGGTGAGGGGGTGCCTATCCTAATCGATCGGATGAAATCTTTTGGCATGTCGGTGATAGAGCCGGGAACAACGGCGGTCCAACTTCCCACTAAAGAGGACCTGGAGAGATGCACGGACCTCGGAAAAGCGGTAGCCAATGGTTTGTTGAACTAG
- a CDS encoding phosphate ABC transporter substrate-binding protein: MRKLFGALLIALIVCAIGTTMVVAMEDVRVAGSTTVLPLAEGGAEVFNAEQSDYRVTVTGGGTGVGMKNIAEGNSEIAMASREVTDEEREKFGDKFQENLIGYDGIVIAVSREIYDAGVTSLSKEQVEEIYAGEIDNWEELDGPDEEILVIGREQGSGTRDTFNEEIMGDKSAETPGVSTVAGSNAEIKTALTGSDQAIGYLGYSYVQDDSVGTISLDGILPTEETIKDGSYELARELYFYTYDEATAGAQSFIDFMLGSKGRDVATEYGFIPL, from the coding sequence ATGAGAAAGCTATTTGGTGCTCTATTGATAGCCTTGATCGTATGTGCAATCGGCACTACTATGGTTGTGGCTATGGAAGATGTTCGTGTTGCAGGATCAACAACTGTACTGCCTCTTGCAGAAGGCGGGGCAGAGGTCTTTAACGCTGAGCAGTCTGATTACAGGGTTACTGTCACTGGAGGCGGCACAGGTGTGGGGATGAAAAACATCGCCGAGGGCAACTCCGAGATAGCCATGGCCTCTCGAGAGGTCACTGATGAGGAGCGGGAGAAGTTCGGAGACAAGTTCCAGGAGAACCTCATCGGCTATGATGGGATAGTTATCGCCGTCAGCCGGGAGATATATGATGCGGGCGTGACCTCCCTGAGCAAGGAACAGGTCGAAGAGATTTATGCAGGCGAGATCGACAATTGGGAGGAGCTCGATGGTCCGGATGAGGAGATACTGGTCATCGGCAGAGAGCAAGGCTCTGGAACCAGGGATACCTTCAATGAGGAGATCATGGGCGATAAGTCCGCTGAGACTCCGGGCGTGAGCACAGTTGCTGGCAGCAATGCAGAGATAAAAACCGCTCTGACCGGGAGCGATCAGGCCATTGGATACTTGGGATACTCCTATGTTCAGGACGACTCAGTAGGGACCATCAGCCTGGATGGGATTCTACCAACAGAAGAGACCATCAAGGACGGAAGCTATGAGCTGGCTCGCGAGCTATACTTCTATACCTACGATGAGGCAACTGCTGGCGCGCAGTCCTTCATTGACTTCATGCTGGGCTCCAAGGGACGGGATGTCGCCACAGAGTATGGATTCATACCGCTCTGA
- a CDS encoding DEAD/DEAH box helicase, with translation MSAFDHLHHRIRAILQEQGIIEPTLPQEKAIPTILEGENVLLIAPTGTGKTEAASLPIFHQILSGEGKSNNTPKHGREKKKASRTMDSDGMQSSAMESGGMDSNGIKGIRAVYITPLRALNRDMLRRFHDWGESLGISVAVRHGDTSQSDRRRQSLSPPDILITTPETLQVMLTGKRLRLNLSTVRTVVVDEVHEMASSKRGSQLSVLLERLVEIAGDFQRIGLSATVGSPETVARLLVGTNRGYRIVCADVERASNYQVVSPQPKGGDYSLASTLECDPRLAAQIRWIRDEVRDKKCLIFVNTRQAAEVLGSRFRQLGEPIGVHHGSLSREARVEAEEAFKAGELQGLICTSSMELGIDIGDVDHVIQYSSPREVSRMLQRVGRAGHKIGLVSSGSIIATCADDVAEACAIARRAADSKLEEIKIHEKPTDVLANQIVGLEIDFGDISLQRVHQIVSRAYPFRDLTVEELEGVVSQMEEHRLVRREGGILQRTRKAREYYIENLSMIPDEKRYNVYDIVGRRSVGTLDEAFVVGFAQPGATFVTKGEIWEITEIAEEEIKVVPIQRSGEIPSWTGEEIPVPFDVAQEVGRIRREISEMFESGKGAEDAEEWLQSCYPVEDEAARELVDLIMRQREKNHPVPNESLVVVEGGGEGAIINCCFGHKTNDTLGRVITSILSARFGSSVALQIDPYRIELTLPKALLAEEIEKLIEDLDPDYVQPILEMTLKNTSLLRWKMIHVARKFGALSRDVDYQRVSMAKLLAVFEGTPMYREALREIYHDRLDIERTRMVLVRIRDGSMAMTTSSLSPIGTSGRGGGKDVTSPENADAAVIKLLKNRIMKDRVLLFCVNCKKWKSMRQVERVPDRPECPLCGSRMVAALKPWEEDEIKVVRKRDKKTSDEKRRTKRVFRNANLVLSYGKTAAIALASRGLGPETAARVIGKLQKDEIEFYRDILKAEKEYARTKRFWG, from the coding sequence GTGAGCGCCTTCGATCATCTTCATCATAGGATCAGAGCAATACTGCAAGAGCAGGGCATAATCGAGCCGACGCTCCCTCAGGAGAAGGCGATACCAACAATTCTAGAAGGAGAGAACGTTCTCCTCATCGCCCCCACAGGTACAGGCAAGACAGAAGCTGCAAGCTTGCCCATCTTTCACCAGATATTATCCGGCGAAGGAAAGAGCAACAATACTCCAAAGCATGGCCGGGAGAAGAAAAAAGCAAGCAGGACGATGGATTCTGACGGAATGCAATCCAGCGCTATGGAATCTGGAGGTATGGATTCCAACGGCATAAAAGGAATAAGAGCGGTATACATCACACCCCTGCGCGCCCTGAACAGAGACATGCTTCGCCGCTTTCATGACTGGGGCGAAAGCCTGGGGATCTCAGTGGCGGTTCGCCATGGCGACACCAGCCAGAGCGATAGAAGGAGGCAATCATTGAGTCCACCTGACATCTTGATCACCACCCCCGAGACTCTGCAGGTCATGCTCACCGGAAAGAGGCTGCGCCTTAATCTCTCCACCGTCAGGACGGTAGTGGTGGATGAGGTTCATGAGATGGCTTCCTCCAAACGCGGCTCTCAGCTCTCTGTTCTCCTGGAAAGGCTTGTTGAGATCGCCGGAGATTTTCAGCGCATCGGCCTCTCTGCCACCGTCGGATCTCCGGAAACCGTAGCCAGACTGCTCGTTGGAACAAATAGAGGATACAGGATCGTCTGTGCAGATGTGGAAAGGGCAAGCAACTACCAGGTGGTCAGCCCTCAGCCCAAAGGCGGGGACTATTCCCTGGCCAGCACATTGGAGTGCGACCCCCGTTTGGCTGCTCAGATCCGCTGGATCCGAGATGAGGTGAGAGATAAGAAATGCCTCATCTTCGTCAACACCAGACAGGCGGCCGAGGTTCTGGGCTCAAGGTTCAGACAGCTTGGTGAGCCCATTGGAGTTCATCATGGCAGCCTATCGAGGGAGGCGAGGGTGGAGGCAGAGGAGGCCTTTAAAGCGGGAGAGCTGCAGGGCCTCATCTGTACTTCCTCTATGGAACTGGGAATCGATATTGGCGATGTGGATCATGTCATCCAGTACAGCTCTCCCCGAGAGGTCTCCCGGATGCTGCAGAGGGTTGGTCGTGCCGGACATAAGATAGGTCTCGTCTCATCTGGAAGCATAATCGCAACCTGTGCCGACGATGTGGCTGAGGCCTGCGCCATCGCTAGGAGGGCGGCAGACTCGAAGCTGGAGGAGATCAAGATCCATGAGAAGCCGACGGATGTCCTGGCCAATCAGATAGTGGGACTGGAGATCGATTTTGGCGATATAAGCCTCCAGAGAGTCCATCAGATCGTCTCCAGAGCTTATCCTTTCCGGGACCTGACGGTGGAGGAGCTGGAGGGAGTAGTCTCTCAGATGGAGGAGCACAGACTGGTCCGGCGAGAGGGAGGCATCCTGCAGAGGACTCGCAAGGCACGGGAGTACTATATCGAGAACCTCTCCATGATCCCGGATGAGAAGAGGTACAATGTCTACGACATAGTGGGACGCAGATCGGTGGGAACCCTGGATGAAGCATTTGTGGTTGGCTTCGCCCAGCCCGGCGCCACATTCGTGACCAAGGGAGAAATCTGGGAGATAACCGAGATTGCTGAGGAGGAGATTAAGGTGGTTCCCATTCAGCGAAGCGGAGAGATTCCCAGCTGGACAGGAGAGGAGATTCCCGTCCCCTTTGATGTGGCCCAGGAGGTGGGCCGGATCCGGAGGGAGATCAGCGAGATGTTCGAGTCGGGCAAGGGAGCGGAAGATGCTGAAGAGTGGCTCCAGAGCTGCTACCCGGTGGAAGATGAGGCGGCAAGAGAGCTGGTTGATCTCATAATGAGACAGAGGGAAAAGAATCATCCTGTACCAAACGAATCTCTGGTGGTAGTGGAAGGCGGTGGGGAGGGAGCGATCATAAACTGCTGCTTCGGCCATAAAACAAATGATACTCTGGGCAGGGTTATAACCTCCATCCTATCCGCTCGCTTTGGGAGCAGCGTGGCCTTGCAGATCGATCCTTACAGAATTGAGCTGACCCTTCCTAAAGCGTTGCTGGCGGAAGAGATCGAGAAGCTGATTGAGGATCTTGATCCGGACTATGTTCAGCCCATCCTGGAGATGACCCTGAAGAACACCTCCCTCCTTCGCTGGAAGATGATCCATGTGGCCCGCAAGTTCGGTGCCCTATCCAGGGATGTTGACTATCAGAGAGTGAGCATGGCAAAGCTGCTGGCAGTATTCGAGGGCACCCCCATGTACCGAGAGGCCTTGCGGGAGATCTATCACGATCGCCTGGATATCGAGCGGACCAGGATGGTTCTGGTGAGGATCAGGGATGGCTCGATGGCCATGACCACCAGCAGCCTCTCGCCTATTGGGACCAGTGGCCGGGGAGGCGGAAAGGATGTAACCTCTCCGGAGAATGCGGATGCTGCAGTGATCAAACTCCTCAAAAACAGGATTATGAAAGACCGCGTACTGCTATTTTGCGTGAACTGCAAGAAATGGAAATCCATGCGTCAGGTCGAACGGGTGCCCGACCGACCTGAGTGCCCTCTTTGTGGTTCCAGGATGGTGGCTGCTCTCAAGCCCTGGGAGGAGGATGAGATCAAAGTGGTCCGAAAGCGGGATAAGAAGACCTCTGATGAGAAGCGCAGGACCAAGAGGGTCTTTCGCAATGCAAACCTGGTCTTAAGCTATGGCAAGACCGCAGCCATTGCCCTTGCCAGCCGGGGTTTAGGACCTGAGACCGCAGCGAGGGTGATAGGCAAGCTTCAGAAGGACGAGATCGAGTTTTACAGGGACATTCTCAAAGCGGAAAAGGAGTATGCTAGGACAAAGAGATTCTGGGGTTGA
- a CDS encoding ISL3 family transposase, translating into MSISQEALFKIALNLEDPWYIKTIDFSAEGKQLDIHVDFEPGSKFPCAKCGNPGCSVHDTIERTWRHLNFFQFKTYIHCRVPRTICEDCGVKQSKVPWARKGSGFTLLMDSLIVLMAQYMTVTAIAEMIDEHDTRIWRVLQHYVAEARSNEDFSMVKSIGVDETSRAKGHKYVSVFIDLDESRVIHVCEGKDASTIGSFKDDLEQHNGSSENIENFCCDMSPAFISGIENSFPNASITFDKFHVMKLMNEAVDKVRREEQSHNALLKRTRYIWLKNPENLTANQNKMLTPLKSIRLKTMRAYNIKLALRDFWSYEYRKSAEDYLKRWYYWATHSRLDPVIECAKMIKNHWNGVTNYIKTKIDNGILEGTNSLIQAAKDSARGFRSTKNFITIIYIRTGKLKFNLPT; encoded by the coding sequence GTGTCAATCTCCCAGGAAGCCCTATTTAAGATAGCATTGAATCTTGAAGATCCTTGGTACATCAAGACGATAGATTTCAGTGCCGAAGGAAAGCAACTTGATATACACGTTGACTTCGAACCAGGCAGCAAATTTCCTTGTGCGAAATGCGGCAATCCAGGTTGCAGCGTGCATGATACTATCGAAAGAACCTGGCGACATTTGAACTTCTTTCAGTTTAAAACCTATATCCACTGTCGTGTCCCTCGCACGATCTGTGAAGACTGCGGAGTGAAGCAGTCAAAGGTTCCCTGGGCAAGAAAAGGTAGCGGTTTCACCTTGCTTATGGATTCTCTGATAGTCCTTATGGCTCAATACATGACTGTTACTGCTATTGCTGAAATGATTGATGAACATGATACTCGGATATGGAGAGTCCTGCAACATTATGTCGCAGAAGCTAGATCCAATGAGGACTTTTCAATGGTCAAATCAATCGGAGTTGATGAGACATCAAGAGCTAAAGGACATAAATATGTTTCAGTATTTATAGATCTAGATGAGTCGAGAGTTATCCATGTATGCGAAGGAAAAGATGCCTCAACTATCGGATCGTTTAAAGATGATCTAGAGCAGCATAACGGATCTAGCGAAAATATTGAAAATTTCTGCTGCGATATGTCGCCAGCTTTTATATCTGGTATAGAGAATAGTTTTCCTAATGCATCGATAACGTTTGATAAATTCCATGTTATGAAATTGATGAATGAAGCTGTTGATAAAGTCAGACGTGAGGAACAATCACACAATGCTTTGCTGAAAAGAACAAGATATATCTGGCTCAAAAATCCCGAGAACCTCACAGCCAATCAGAATAAGATGCTAACGCCACTAAAAAGCATCCGATTAAAAACGATGAGAGCTTATAATATTAAATTAGCCCTTCGCGACTTTTGGAGCTATGAATATCGGAAATCCGCCGAGGACTACCTCAAACGCTGGTATTATTGGGCTACGCATAGCAGACTCGATCCTGTGATCGAATGCGCTAAAATGATAAAGAATCACTGGAATGGCGTGACTAATTATATTAAAACAAAAATCGATAATGGTATCCTGGAAGGAACAAATAGTCTGATTCAGGCTGCAAAGGATAGCGCCAGAGGTTTCAGATCAACAAAAAATTTCATTACTATTATTTATATCAGGACAGGGAAACTCAAATTCAATTTACCCACATGA
- a CDS encoding acylphosphatase, with translation MMRLTAMISGKVQRVGYRAKVVSAAQNLGLTGFVQNRPDGHVLLIAEGSRENLEKLASAIKIKDLLIDVHEIESEFSEASGAYPTFRKMTGPDEVGERLDDGIEILKELVVGVRVIASNTEKLLSITGNGFAELNGKMDQMLDKQDQMLDKQDQMLDKQDSTIGEIQKLRSDMKCHLDRRFDRIEGYLNVQKEESLP, from the coding sequence ATGATGCGATTGACTGCCATGATCTCGGGCAAGGTGCAGCGGGTTGGCTATCGCGCAAAGGTAGTATCTGCCGCTCAAAACCTGGGGCTGACAGGTTTTGTCCAGAACCGTCCGGATGGTCACGTCCTGCTGATTGCCGAGGGCAGCAGGGAAAACCTGGAGAAGCTCGCATCAGCTATAAAGATAAAGGATCTCCTCATAGATGTGCATGAAATTGAATCTGAGTTCTCAGAAGCTTCGGGTGCTTATCCAACCTTCCGAAAAATGACTGGGCCGGATGAGGTGGGTGAACGCCTTGATGATGGTATAGAGATTCTGAAAGAGCTCGTCGTAGGGGTCAGAGTAATCGCATCAAACACGGAAAAGCTTCTTTCGATAACAGGCAACGGCTTTGCCGAGTTGAATGGAAAGATGGACCAAATGCTAGACAAGCAAGACCAAATGCTAGACAAGCAAGACCAAATGCTAGACAAGCAGGACTCCACTATTGGAGAAATACAAAAATTGAGGTCTGACATGAAGTGTCATCTGGATCGGAGATTCGATCGCATCGAAGGCTATCTAAATGTACAAAAAGAAGAAAGCTTGCCATAA